Proteins encoded within one genomic window of Papio anubis isolate 15944 chromosome X, Panubis1.0, whole genome shotgun sequence:
- the DCAF12L2 gene encoding DDB1- and CUL4-associated factor 12-like protein 2 gives MAQQQTGSRKRKAPAVEAGAGSSSSQGLAAADGDGPLLPKKQKRPATRRRLVHYLKGREVGARGPAGLQGFEGELRGYAVQRLPELLTERQLDLGTLNKVFASQWLNARQVVCGTKCNTLFVVDVQSGHITRIPLMRDKEAGLAQAQQGCGIHAIELNPSKTLLATGGENPNSLAIYQLPTLDPLCLGDRHGHKDWIFAVAWLSDTVAVSGSRDGTVALWRMDPDMFNGSIAWHSEVGLPVYAHIRPKDVEAIPRASTNPSNRKVRALAFSGKNQELGAVSLDGYFHLWKARSTLSRLLSIRLPYCRENVCLTYCDELSLYAVGSQSHVSFLDPRQRQQNIRPLCSREGGTGVRSLSFYQHIITVGTGHGSLLFYDIRAQKFLEERASASLDSTPGPAGRKLKLACGRGWLNQDDVWVNYFGGMEEFPNALYTHCYNWPEMKLFVAGGPLPSGLHGNYAGLWS, from the coding sequence ATGGCCCAGCAGCAAACAGGTAGCAGGAAACGGAAAGCGCCCGCGGTCGAGGCGGGCGCCGGGAGCTCGTCCTCGCAGGGCTTAGCGGCGGCGGACGGAGACGGGCCTCTGCTACCCAAGAAGCAGAAGCGGCCGGCGACGCGTCGCAGGCTGGTGCACTATCTGAAGGGCCGGGAGGTAGGAGCGAGGGGCCCCGCCGGGCTCCAGGGCTTCGAGGGCGAGCTTCGGGGCTACGCCGTCCAGAGGCTGCCCGAGCTGCTGACGGAGCGCCAGCTGGACCTGGGCACCCTCAACAAGGTGTTCGCGTCACAGTGGCTGAACGCCAGGCAGGTGGTGTGCGGCACCAAGTGTAACACGCTCTTCGTGGTGGACGTGCAGTCAGGCCACATCACGCGCATCCCCCTCATGCGGGACAAGGAGGCCGGGCTGGCCCAGGCCCAACAGGGCTGCGGCATCCATGCCATCGAGCTGAATCCCTCCAAGACGCTTCTGGCCACCGGCGGCGAAAACCCCAACAGCCTGGCCATCTACCAGCTGCCCACCCTGGACCCCCTGTGCCTGGGCGACCGCCATGGCCACAAGGACTGGATCTTCGCCGTCGCCTGGCTGAGTGACACCGTAGCCGTGAGCGGCTCCCGTGACGGCACTGTGGCGCTGTGGCGGATGGACCCGGACATGTTCAATGGCAGCATTGCCTGGCACAGCGAGGTAGGTCTCCCCGTATATGCCCACATCCGTCCGAAGGATGTGGAGGCCATACCCAGGGCCAGCACCAACCCCAGTAACCGCAAGGTGCGGGCCCTGGCCTTCAGCGGCAAGAACCAGGAGCTGGGAGCGGTGTCCTTAGACGGCTACTTCCACCTGTGGAAAGCCCGGAGCACACTATCCAGGCTGCTGTCCATCAGGCTGCCCTACTGCCGAGAGAATGTGTGCCTGACCTACTGCGATGAGTTGTCTCTCTACGCTGTGGGCTCCCAGTCCCACGTCTCCTTCCTGGATCCGCGCCAGCGCCAGCAGAACATCCGGCCCCTGTGCTCTCGAGAAGGTGGCACAGGCGTGCGGTCTCTGAGCTTCTACCAGCACATCATCACTGTGGGCACCGGCCATGGCTCCCTGCTCTTCTATGACATCCGGGCCCAGAAGTTCCTGGAGGAGAGGGCCTCTGCCAGTCTGGACTCTACGCCGGGGCCCGCAGGGAGGAAGCTCAAGCTTGCCTGTGGCAGAGGCTGGCTCAACCAGGATGACGTCTGGGTGAACTACTTTGGTGGCATGGAAGAGTTCCCCAATGCGCTCTACACCCACTGCTACAACTGGCCCGAGATGAAGCTCTTTGTGGCTGGGGGGCCTCTCCCTTCAGGCCTCCATGGGAACTACGCAGGCCTCTGGAGTTAA